The genomic interval CAAGGACTACAATGAACAAGAAAGATGAAATAGAGTGAACTGGATTAGGTAGAAGATGAACATACTTTCGCAGTTGCCAAACAGGAATTTTCcaggaaaatgaagaagaaacgaaATTGAAACGAGGATTTTGAGTGTTTTTACCAGCATGTTTAGAAAGATGATGAGCTTCAGCAGCATCCCATTTGTTGAACTGCTCTCCACATTTATGACAAGTGACCGCAGAAGAAGATCTATTCCCATCAATCTCGGTCTCCAATGAGATTCTGTTACTCGTATGGActccacctccaccaccgAGGCTGCGAgctccaccgccgccgccagaTTTATTGGAGCTACCAAATCCCTCTCTGAAAGGGAACTTTCTGGAAGAAGACCTAAAGGAAGGATTGAAGTAATGCATTGTGGGGTGGCCACCGGGGCCCGGCGTACCCGGTGTCAGAGTACCCACAAAAGTGGAGGCGGCGGGACGATCTGTGAGGGGTTCATCGGCGGAGGAAGGCACATCTGGTGGGAAAGCGCCGTGAAATCCGGTGATTTTGAGCTCGCACCTTGAGTTAGTGAGAATGACTTCATGGGTTATTGGGTTGAGAAACTCACTGCTGCCAATGGATCTTGGACTGCAACTTGGGGGCTTATCCAAATGCCTCTTGCTGCCGCCATGGATGACATCTTTGAGATTTGCAATGGACCTGGAACAACCCGATCTTCCTACCCCTGTTTTTCTTGTCAAAATGGCGCCTAGATTTCTTCTGGTTTTTGGGTCATGAACTTCGGATGGCCCTGATTTGCAGTGCAGAGATTTCTTCAAGGACAACCAAACTGTTGgcatattgtatttttttgccCGTCTTCAAAGATAACAAGACAACCCCATGATCTTCAAAGATGAGCTACAGAAAAGATAGATTGTTTGAATGGGAGCTGAACATTTCGGAGGAGATGAGGGAACcaaagatataatatttgttttatatatgaagagaaaaCGGAGGGTTGATGAGTGAAGCCATAAATGTTACTGAGGAAGGGCAGGGAAAGATCCCATATCGGACAACCTCAAAGCGGGGGGTTTCATGGGCATTCATTGCTTTTTATCTCATTTCGAATTATtgcctcttttttttctcttcttgttGGAATTCAAAGATTTTCAATACCTCTCACATTTAAGATCCAATAGATATTGTTATTAACTCATGGATTCATTAATACCACCCCTGCTTGCTTTCATCATTCTTTTCGTCTTTTCCTCTATGGATTACAGTACTTATTATTGAACCATTAAAAGATttcaaaacaattaaataatcCTTGGCTACATGCTTGGTGCAtgttttcccttcttcttcttcttctttaaatcTTAATGGCTCCAGCAACAGGgttaaaagtgaaaactatcctcGTAAACCAACACAAATCGTTCAAAGGCTCTATAGACTTCAAGGGAGACTCTATAGTATACTTGAGAGTATTGGTGGGAGAGAGTCTCACCTTAGTTAATCTAGAGAATGATTATAAGTAATGAATACATCTCAATTGTTATGAAGTCTCACGCTGAAgctcaaaaaaacaaagttatgACTTGCATTTCTTAGTCGTCATATTCTTAGGATccctttaatttaaatataatattgaaaacatttgaaaacatatttaaaataaaaaaatgcaacCGGTGGGACCCACATGTCacaattataattttggttttatACAATTTAGAGGACCCACATGTCACGGTGGTTATAGTAGAGGAAGTAAACATAGCAACTTTAGCTTACTCAATTATTGCATGTATACACACACAAGTATTTGATGTTCTTAATTCTAAGTTCCATAATAATTGTCACATGTTTCGTATTTCTAGATTAGGTTATAACAACATACCTATAACATTGCATgtatataatcttaaaaatctTACTTATTGTATAGGTTACTAAATGGTAGAGGATTAGTAATATCTTGAATGAGGGTAATATTGATAAATTTGGAAAaagttatataatatatgatttgGGTCATATTAAGAAGGATTACTCTCTACTATAATACGATATTGTTTACTTAATGTATtacttacttataaattcatgaccATTCTTTTGGGACTCCCTTCGAACAATCTTCTACTATCATTGAAAGGATCGAAGGAGTGGATCACGCGTCGGCTCAATTAGTGTGGTCAAACAACCGTCGACATCATGAAGGTGTGAGTCGGCACTGGAATGGAGTTGGAGTGGCTCAGGTTTGTTGGAGCTTCACCAACGCGAAGTTCGTCTAGCTCAGTGTTGCCGGAGAAGAACACATGGTGGCTTCACTTCAGATGTGAAAAGAGATCGAGAGACAAAATTTAgggtgtttttattttgtctttttcctctctttcttttcgaAATGAGGAAAGATCTCAAGGACTAAActaaatttccaaaataaagagtttttttttctaattattattattattaaaataaaataaaaatgacaaatgGATGTCACGCATTATTGTGTTTTTTGTCTCATTGGGATGATGATGGGACCACATCAAGCTTTTattcacttatttatttatttttgtttacatgTTGTAGGCATTATCTTCTCCtcaaacaacatttttttttttattactaaatttatTGGTCAAAATTGTTCCAACTCAAACTCACATGAATCACTCTCACTCCCAAATATTCTAATGGAAACacaatttctaaaataataattttattttaataagagtggtttgtaattaaatataacttatttcattcaaattataatataaacaattcatatatgtttaaaattctatttgttgtttgtttaaGTTATGTGTTGTATTACTTCTAATTTTTCGATATTTCacaccattttaaaaaatggtttagtttcgttcctctctccaattaatatgagatctcacaattgaaCTCTTTAATAAATGTTTAGTTGTTTCGTTACtttctccaactaatgtgaaaTGTCACAGTTCACCtgatctcacaatt from Cucurbita pepo subsp. pepo cultivar mu-cu-16 unplaced genomic scaffold, ASM280686v2 Cp4.1_scaffold001287, whole genome shotgun sequence carries:
- the LOC111786281 gene encoding uncharacterized protein LOC111786281 codes for the protein MPTVWLSLKKSLHCKSGPSEVHDPKTRRNLGAILTRKTGVGRSGCSRSIANLKDVIHGGSKRHLDKPPSCSPRSIGSSEFLNPITHEVILTNSRCELKITGFHGAFPPDVPSSADEPLTDRPAASTFVGTLTPGTPGPGGHPTMHYFNPSFRSSSRKFPFREGFGSSNKSGGGGGARSLGGGGGVHTSNRISLETEIDGNRSSSAVTCHKCGEQFNKWDAAEAHHLSKHAVTELVEGDSSRKIVEIICRTSWLKSENQSGRIERVLKVHNMQRTLARFEEHRETVKIKASKLPKKHPRCLADGNELLRFYGTTVACSLGLNGSSSLCISE